From one Mustela nigripes isolate SB6536 chromosome 16, MUSNIG.SB6536, whole genome shotgun sequence genomic stretch:
- the P2RX1 gene encoding P2X purinoceptor 1, with amino-acid sequence MAQRLQDELAAFFFEYDTPRMVLVRNKKVGVVFRLIQLVVLVYVIGWVFVYEKGYQTSSGLISSVSVKLKGLAVTQLPGLGPQVWDVADYVFPAQGDSSFVIMTNFIATPHQAQGYCAEHPEGGTCTEDSGCTPGKAERKAQGIRTGKCVAFNDTVRTCEIFGWCPVEVDDNVPRPALLQEAENFTLFIKNSISFPRFKVNRRNLVEEVDAAYMKTCLYHKISHPLCPVFKLGYVVQESGQNFSTLAEKGGVVGITIDWNCDLDWHVHHCKPIYEFHGLYEDKNLSPGFNFRFARHFVENGTNHRHLFKVFGIRFDILVNGKAGKFDIIPTMTTIGSGIGIFGVATVLCDLLLLHILPKRHYYKQKKFKYAEDMGSGAGERDPAATSSTLSLQENMKTS; translated from the exons ATGGCACAGCGACTCCAGGATGAACTGGCTGCTTTTTTCTTTGAGTATGACACTCCCCGAATGGTGCTCGTGCGCAACAAGAAGGTGGGCGTCGTCTTCCGCCTGATCCAGCTTGTGGTTCTGGTCTACGTCATTGG GTGGGTGTTTGTCTACGAGAAGGGCTATCAGACCTCAAGTGGCCTCATCAGCAGCGTGTCTGTGAAACTCAAGGGTCTGGCTGTGACGCAGCTTCCAGGTCTGGGCCCCCAGGTCTGGGATGTAGCTGACTACGTCTTCCCCGCCCAG GGGGACAGCTCCTTCGTGATCATGACCAATTTCATTGCGACCCCCCACCAGGCTCAAGGCTACTGTGCAGAG CACCCAGAAGGGGGTACATGCACAGAAGACAGTGGCTGCACTCCagggaaggcagaaaggaaggcccAAG GCATACGCACAGGCAAGTGTGTGGCTTTCAATGACACTGTGCGGACATGTGAGATCTTTGGCTGGTGTCCTGTGGAGGTGGATGACAACGTCCCACG ccctgcccttcTCCAAGAGGCCGAGAACTTCACACTCTTCATCAAGAACAGCATCAGCTTTCCACGCTTCAAGGTCAACAG GCGCAACCTGGTGGAAGAGGTGGATGCGGCCTACATGAAGACCTGCCTCTATCACAAGATCTCGCACCCACTGTGCCCCGTGTTCAAGCTCGGCTATGTGGTACAGGAGTCAGGACAGAATTTTAGCACCCTGGCTGAGAAG GGCGGGGTGGTCGGCATCACCATTGACTGGAACTGTGACCTGGACTGGCATGTGCACCACTGCAAACCCATCTACGAGTTCCATGGACTGTATGAGGACAAAAACCTCTCTCCAGGCTTCAATTTCAG GTTTGCCAGGCACTTTGTGGAGAATGGGACTAACCACCGCCACCTCTTCAAGGTGTTTGGGATTCGCTTTGACATTCTCGTGAATGGCAAG GCTGGAAAGTTTGACATCATCCCCACAATGACAACCATTGGCTCTGGCATTGGCATCTTTGGGGTG GCCACGGTTCTCTGTGACCTGTTGCTGCTCCACATCCTGCCCAAAAGGCACTACTACAAGCAGAAGAAGTTCAAGTATGCAGAGGACATGGGGTCAGGGGCG GGCGAGCGCGACCCCGCAGCCACCAGCTCCACCCTGAGCCTGCAGGAGAACATGAAGACATCCTGA